The window CAATAGTTTACCATCCGGGATTTTGTATCAGTCCATACCCTTTGTTTATTTCAGTAGTGGGAAACGCACTCAAATACCATTTGGGCGAGAAGTTATTTTTCCAGTAACGAGGAGTCTCTACTTGGGGAGATGAAAAGCGTAATTTAAGATTGTCGCTGTCAATTGAACCACTCTCCACATTTATTGCTATCCCATAAAGGTCTTCTTCAAATATATCTCTACGTTTCCAACGAACAATATCAAACCATCTGATCTCCTCAAAACAAAACTCCCTTGCTCTTTCGTCGAGAATTTCCTCGCGAAGCAAAGCATTCCCCATGAGGTTAGCTTCAGGATACTGTGGCAAACTCCCTTCCTCATGCAAACGTTGCAACAGGGAAGTTGTCATATTAGGGAGTCCCACTCTATTTCTTACTTTATTCAACCAGACCATTGCTTCTTCCGGTTTGCCTAGTTCATTCAGCGCCTCGGCGTACGTAAGGTATATTTCCGGTAACCTCAAATAAGAATAGTTTGCTGGCTTGTAGTGAAATGTAGCCTCGTTGTAATCCCATAGATATTTGCGAACACAAAAGCCGGTACTGGCACGTGGATGGTCGGCTTCCTTTCTTTCGCGACCGCCAATCCACATCTCTGCAGGACGTCCTCTAAACTTGTCTCCTACGATCATGACAGTCTCGTATAATCTTGGATCCCGTCCTGTAAATGGATTTTCATAAATAGAACCTATATTGCCATTATATTCTAACCAGGTACTGTAAGATGCCTTTTCTCCATTGATATAGGGGAATTTATCCACATAATTAAGCGTGACCGCACCTCCACCATATCCTCTACCTGTATTACCATTCACATCATCGGCGGGGCCAAAATAATAGCCCAGATAAAACTCGCCATACGTCCGTTTATTTCTTCCTGTAGCAATCAATATTTCACCATTATAACGGGCCGAATAACCATCGGAGAATGCTTTTCTATAGCCTTCGAGATCTTG of the Petrimonas mucosa genome contains:
- a CDS encoding RagB/SusD family nutrient uptake outer membrane protein, producing the protein MKSKFINHIVLSLLTLLLTVSCSDFVLGEQFLEKAPGGDITIDTIFSSKVYAERALNSAYATLRNSFPLHNSGANSGSYEHANAGNRLGWDNLDALTDIINSHCNWGGVYGIYYSGQYNAETENESHSTKLGFLPGQDVTWTGIRKAYLFIENVDKVPDMSADEKKVRKAEAKMIIACQYHELMRHFGGVPLIDLTIDSDNQESYDFSRRTLQETIDFIVGLCDEAAADLPWAVTAADDGRFTKAGAMGLKVRVLAMAASPLFNANTPYEAMSAPTAANADKLAGVDVQQMVWLGSYSQERWEMVAQACREFITENESNGNFYDLVKSETQDLEGYRKAFSDGYSARYNGEILIATGRNKRTYGEFYLGYYFGPADDVNGNTGRGYGGGAVTLNYVDKFPYINGEKASYSTWLEYNGNIGSIYENPFTGRDPRLYETVMIVGDKFRGRPAEMWIGGRERKEADHPRASTGFCVRKYLWDYNEATFHYKPANYSYLRLPEIYLTYAEALNELGKPEEAMVWLNKVRNRVGLPNMTTSLLQRLHEEGSLPQYPEANLMGNALLREEILDERAREFCFEEIRWFDIVRWKRRDIFEEDLYGIAINVESGSIDSDNLKLRFSSPQVETPRYWKNNFSPKWYLSAFPTTEINKGYGLIQNPGW